In Apostichopus japonicus isolate 1M-3 chromosome 3, ASM3797524v1, whole genome shotgun sequence, a single genomic region encodes these proteins:
- the LOC139965784 gene encoding BBSome complex assembly protein BBS10-like, translating to MEETFRHLCELFPQMKPHNLGVFNLMEQKPVNFLEYHKAVKAFEEVIAPSFGPCGSQVLINNSSGHCLVSKDGKTIMEACIAQTPLNHWVKDRIKSHFKSSGDGSKSFILLLSELLRRVEAYYTHIGAAYENQFGNDSLKRFCQALMEHFTLLGREVIPSLLAPSIISNRVCLKMSPCDTDEFWEFLKQLTFTVLQDKFAKENARLLSDLTIQFAKLPHPELHIEGHISDIIKSFRHVCQEVSGYSVKDSMIMEGILIQRDFAYQDPTLSKSDKDVKLLLTAYDFEIDQQADSLCVTISSVEGISRAASWNETKWKKFVYNLQSLNVAAIISVNIFPEPLMAFCRLSGISVIHSVFLEDLCYISDETGVPLNYDFPDTSAWFIHTVPFLKRVVLGKSVFCSVGFQNKRGQRMKHLVVCGPTSAVCRSYSSAIHNSLRNVATALEGGHFDSTPHSSGCLDEQLDACCKRGHDCGTNHKQLYAVYGGGVAEMLASINIRDLSEKYENKMTRLAFKCFADSLEIVPKTLHNNSYQVDPKRYLEGKVGIGQESVCGIHARTGKWVPAKEVGIIEPLMYKLTLWQQVLETFCDLFRIDAIIGVGMANSNCKEKQ from the exons ATGGAGGAAACGTTTAG ACATCTCTGTGAATTATTTCCTCAAATGAAACCACACAACTTAGGTGTCTTTAACCTAATGGAACAGAAACCAGTGAACTTTTTGGAATATCATAAAGCAGTCAAGGCATTTGAGGAAGTCATTGCTCCTTCATTTGGACCGTGTGGGAGTCAAGTCCTCATAAATAACAGCAGTGGACACTGTTTGGTAAGCAAAGATGGCAAGACTATAATGGAAGCCTGCATAGCACAGACACCTCTGAATCATTGGGTAAAGGATCGCATAAAAAGCCATTTTAAGTCTTCTGGTGATGGCAGCAAATCTTTCATTCTACTTTTATCAGAGCTACTAAGAAGAGTTGAAGCCTATTACACCCACATAGGAGCTGCATATGAAAATCAATTTGGTAATGATTCCTTGAAAAGATTTTGTCAGGCATTGATGGAACATTTCACATTGCTTGGAAGGGAAGTAATACCCTCCCTTTTAGCACCATCCATCATCTCTAATCGTGTGTGTTTGAAAATGTCTCCCTGTGACACTGATGAATTCTGGGAATTTCTGAAACAGTTGACATTTACAGTTTTGCAAGATAAGTTTGCGAAGGAAAACGCTAGATTATTAAGCGACCTTACCATCCAGTTTGCTAAGTTACCTCATCCAGAGTTGCATATTGAGGGACATATTTCTGACATCATCAAAAGTTTTCGTCATGTTTGTCAAGAAGTCAGTGGTTATTCAGTCAAAGATAGTATGATCATGGAAGGTATTTTAATTCAACGAGATTTTGCTTATCAAGATCCAACTCTTTCAAAGTCTGACAAAGATGTGAAACTTCTACTGACAGCTTACGACTTTGAGATTGACCAACAAGCTGACTCGCTTTGTGTAACTATTTCTTCAGTGGAAGGGATAAGCCGTGCTGCCTCTTGGAATGAAACAAAGTGGAAAAAGTTTGTCTACAATTTACAAAGTTTGAACGTGGCAGCAATCATATCAGTCAATATTTTCCCGGAACCTTTGATGGCTTTTTGCCGTCTCTCTGGCATATCCGTCATCCATTCTGTGTTTCTCGAAGACCTGTGCTACATCTCTGACGAAACCGGTGTTCCTCTAAACTATGACTTTCCAGATACTTCGGCTTGGTTTATTCATACTGTCCCCTTCCTCAAGCGAGTTGTTCTCGGTAAGAGCGTCTTTTGTTCTGTTGGATTTCAGAATAAACGAGGCCAAAGAATGAAACATTTGGTCGTGTGCGGGCCAACAAGTGCAGTGTGCAGATCTTACAGTTCCGCCATTCATAACTCCCTTAGAAATGTCGCGACTGCTTTAGAGGGAGGTCACTTTGACTCCACTCCTCATTCAAGTGGGTGTCTCGATGAGCAACTGGATGCCTGCTGTAAGAGAGGACATGATTGTGGTACAAATCACAAGCAACTCTATGCTGTGTACGGGGGTGGTGTTGCAGAAATGTTAGCAAGTATTAATATCCGAGATCTTtcagaaaaatatgaaaataaaatgactCGGTTAGCCTTTAAATGTTTTGCAGATTCATTAGAGATTGTACCTAAAACATTGCATAACAATTCATATCAAGTAGATCCAAAAAGGTACCTGGAAGGAAAAGTGGGTATTGGTCAGGAATCTGTGTGTGGAATCCATGCCAGAACTGGGAAATGGGTGCCAGCCAAGGAAGTCGGCATCATCGAGCCATTAATGTACAAGTTGACTCTTTGGCAGCAAGTTTTGGAAACTTTCTGTGATTTGTTTCGAATTGATGCCATTATTGGTGTTGGCATGGCCAATTCTAATTGCAAGGAAAAACAATAA